A single Vigna radiata var. radiata cultivar VC1973A chromosome 8, Vradiata_ver6, whole genome shotgun sequence DNA region contains:
- the LOC106772378 gene encoding COP1-interacting protein 7 isoform X2: MNSSTRLDSVMFQLTPTRTRFDLVITVNGKKEKVASGLLNPFLSHLKAAQDQITKGGYSIVLVPGLDSDASWFTKGTIERFVRFVSTPEILERVYTIESEIAQIEEAIAIQGNNSVGMSFVEENQIKHVESTEGNFERTGRKTQQDTNEDKAIVLYKSDTQPLDTNGGTKSEGNPKVQLLKVLETRKSVLQKEQGMAFARAAAAGFDIDYMPALMAFAECFEASRLMDGCRNFISVWKRKHESGQWLEIEATEVTTNRADTCAINASGIVISASHTELDSESNGKTNSADRQPTAGYQDNVQCHFPNSGFSSWPVHSPPGALPMFQTYPVQGIPYYQSYPGNSPFVQPVSSPMEDSRLNANPNLNRRHSMDNGQYTASETMNEMAMDREGSLTGERPKKDGRSGRHRSGMVVIRNINYITKKERSSESGSCSDYSSETDEDKEVQESVKTSERRGSSDKSLKRLNLSYKEVTDSGKDADGGQWLAFQNCLLRGVGEDRHDVDQDKFDEVRRKKFIAGNDPIDFTERNMHEVQGSGALDMQRNGNGLTHMLRSSSNDGFLLSRSSGQSVNGRSVDAMHSLEIDGRIGYRRGANDDFVNGLGYSSNKLERKLFHDNDDSYVVRVNDSGNLERNAIDMDSEFPNVHKKEENNSNYQPDELSLMPERRVEKGSMDHDRALDYEMQASGGGSLQDKKNKGLKPRSKMMDKDLKSNPTPNNSYLKKTVGPVRRGKTSKPSPLDEARARAERLRNYKADLQKMKKEKEEEEVRRLNALKMERQRRIAAKSNSMATKSSTPPQQTKKQIPTKLSPSSYKGSKFSDSEPGSSSPFQRFPIRTASVGSNDSSKAPKTSRLNTNKLSRSAPSLPESKREKGDGTTDTKASIARIRRLSEPKTSTIRHISSVSVKPRGARTSSITKATNETDIRKISAIVNHDKSKTTTLPELRIGTSKTSDIVQTGSLVKERTQKLNINLEDTLLKKNEFEISPIDDEDDNPIIEKTVVMLEREKPCAPNSNHGKAKEKTRILKGQYENDKVMEKTETVPSYVAIHTTVSVDTETSDNKSRVKPGSSKIVVHKALSMVKHLVLALTVHQLVWRLLDHECLIPEIQLLRRFPRSLRSLR, from the exons ATGAACTCTTCTACAAGGCTGGATTCAGTTATGTTTCAGCTCACACCAACTAGAACCAG ATTTGACTTGGTTATAACTGTGAATGGAAAGAAGGAGAAAGTTGCGTCAGGGTTGCTCAACCCATTTCTATCCCACTTGAAGGCAGCTCAAGATCAAATAACAAAGGGTGGTTATTCAATTGTTCTTGTGCCTGGGCTTGACAGTGATGCCTCATGGTTTACCAAGGGAACAATTGAAAG GTTTGTTCGCTTTGTGAGCACTCCAGAGATATTGGAACGTGTTTATACTATAGAATCCGAAATTGCACAAATTGAAGAGGCAATTGCAATTCAAGGAAATAATTCTGTAGGGATGAGCTTT GTAGAGGAAAACCAAATAAAACATGTGGAAAGCACTGAAGGGAATTTTGAAAGAACAG GCAGGAAGACTCAGCAGGATACCAATGAGGACAAAGCTATTGTACTTTACAAG TCTGATACACAGCCACTTGATACAAATGGAGGCACCAAATCAGAAGGAAACCCAAA AGTTCAGCTTTTGAAAGTCCTGGAGACACGTAAATCTGTGCTGCAGAAAGAGCAAGGAATGGCATTTGCACGTGCTGCTGCTGCTGGTTTTGACATTGACTACATGCCAGCTTTGATGGCATTTGCTGAATGCTTTGAAGCATCACGCTTGAT GGATGGTTGTAGAAATTTTATATCTGTATGGAAAAGAAAGCATGAAAGTGGCCAATGGCTTGAAATTGAAGCTACCGAAGTCACAACCAATCGTGCTGACACCTGTGCAATTAATGCTTCTGGCATAGTGATTTCTGCATCCCATACCGAGTTGGACTCAGAAAGTAACGGGAAAACTAATTCAG CGGACAGACAACCAACTGCAGGTTACCAAGATAATGTTCAATGTCATTTTCCAAATAGTGGCTTCTCCTCTTGGCCTGTTCATTCTCCCCCAGGTGCTTTACCCATGTTTCAGACTTATCCAGTGCAAGGGATACCCTACTATCAAAGTTATCCTGGCAACAGCCCATTTGTGCAGCCAGTTTCCTCACCTATGGAGGACTCCAGACTAAATGCTAATCCAAATTTGAATAGAAGGCATTCAATGGATAATGGACAGTATACTGCATCTGAAACTATGAATGAAATGGCTATGGATAGGGAAGGTTCACTGACTGGAGAACGACCTAAGAAGGATGGCCGATCAGGCAGACACAGATCTGGTATGGTGGTCATTCGGAACATCAATTACATAACAAAGAAAGAACGATCTTCTGAAAGTGGATCATGTTCAGATTATTCCTCTGAAACTGATGAAGATAAAGAGGTTCAGGAATCTGTTAAGACATCAGAAAGAAGAGGATCCAGTGACAAATCCTTGAAACGGCTGAATTTATCTTATAAGGAAGTAACAGACTCTGGGAAAGATGCTGATGGAGGACAGTGGCTAGCGTTCCAAAATTGTTTACTGAGAGGCGTAGGTGAAGATAGGCATGATGTTGATCAAGACAAGTTTGATgaagtgagaagaaaaaaatttattgcaGGGAATGATCCTATAGATTTTACTGAGCGTAATATGCATGAAGTTCAAGGTAGTGGAGCCTTAGATATGCAGAGAAATGGCAATGGATTGACCCATATGCTTAGGTCATCATCTAATGATGGTTTCTTGTTATCAAGAAGCTCGGGACAGTCTGTTAATGGTAGGTCTGTGGATGCTATGCATTCTTTAGAAATAGATGGAAGGATTGGTTATAGAAGGGGGGCAAATGATGATTTTGTTAATGGGCTAGGTTACTCAAGCAATAAATTGGAAAGGAAGTTATTTCATGATAATGATGACTCCTATGTAGTCAGAGTCAATGATTCAGGAAATCTTGAGAGAAATGCTATTGATATGGACTCAGAATTCCCAAATGTACACAAGAAGGAAGAGAATAATTCCAATTATCAGCCAGATGAATTGAGTCTGATGCCTGAACGCCGAGTAGAAAAGGGGTCAATGGATCATGATCGTGCCTTAGACTATGAAATGCAGGCCTCAGGGGGTGGTTCTTTGCAAGATAAAAAGAACAAAGGTCTGAAACCAAGATCCAAGATGATGGATAAAGATCTGAaatcaaatcctacaccaaATAATTCTTATCTAAAAAAGACTGTTGGACCAGTAAGGAGAGGAAAGACTAGTAAACCGAGTCCATTGGATGAAGCACGAGCACGTGCTGAAAGACTACGAAACTACAAAGCTGATCTccagaaaatgaagaaagagaag gaagaggaagaggtaAGACGCCTCAATGCTCTAAAGATGGAGAGGCAAAGGAGAATTGCCGCCAAGAGTAATTCAATGGCTACCAAGTCATCCACGCCACCACAGCAAACAAAGAAACAGATTCCCACGAAGCTTTCTCCTAGTTCTTATAAAGGGTCTAAATTTAGTGATTCAGAGCCAGGTTCATCCTCACCTTTCCAAAGATTTCCAATCAGAACTGCTTCTGTTGGATCCAATGATTCTTCCAAAGCCCCCAAAACCAGCAGATTGAATACGAACAAACTAAGTCGATCAGCGCCTTCTCTGCCTGAATCCAAGCGAGAGAAGGGTGATGGTACCACTGATACTAAGGCATCAATTGCTAGAATTAGAAGATTGTCAGAACCTAAAACGAGTACCATTCGTCACATTTCTTCTGTATCTGTTAAACCAAGAGGTGCTAGGACAAGTTCAATTACTAAAGCAACTAATGAGACAGATATCAGAAAGATTTCTGCTATTGTCAATCATGATAAAAGCAAGACTACAACTCTCCCTGAACTAAGAATCGGAACATCTAAAACAAGTGACATTGTCCAAACTGGATCGTTAGTTAAAGAGAGGACACAGAAGCTGAATATTAATTTAGAAGACACCTTGctgaagaaaaatgaatttgaaatctCACCTATTGACGATGAAGATGACAATCCTATTATTGAGAAGACTGTTGTAATGCTTGAACGTGAAAAACCCTGTGCTCCCAATAGCAATCATGgcaaggcaaaagaaaaaacaaggatACTGAAGGGACAGTATGAGAATGATAAAGTAATGGAGAAAACTGAAACAGTGCCAAGTTATGTTGCTATTCACACAACAGTTTCGGTAGATACAGAAACCTCAGACAATAAATCACGTGTGAAACCTGGATCATCCAAG ATTGTAGTACACAAAGCTCTGAGTATGGTAAAGCACCTTGTGCTAGCTTTGACAGTGCATCAATTGGTATGGAGACTTTTAGATCACGAGTGTCTGATTCCAGAAATTCAACTCTTGAGAAGATTCCCGAGGTCATTGAGAAGCCTCAGGTAA
- the LOC106772378 gene encoding COP1-interacting protein 7 isoform X1 yields MNSSTRLDSVMFQLTPTRTRFDLVITVNGKKEKVASGLLNPFLSHLKAAQDQITKGGYSIVLVPGLDSDASWFTKGTIERFVRFVSTPEILERVYTIESEIAQIEEAIAIQGNNSVGMSFVEENQIKHVESTEGNFERTGRKTQQDTNEDKAIVLYKSDTQPLDTNGGTKSEGNPKVQLLKVLETRKSVLQKEQGMAFARAAAAGFDIDYMPALMAFAECFEASRLMDGCRNFISVWKRKHESGQWLEIEATEVTTNRADTCAINASGIVISASHTELDSESNGKTNSADRQPTAGYQDNVQCHFPNSGFSSWPVHSPPGALPMFQTYPVQGIPYYQSYPGNSPFVQPVSSPMEDSRLNANPNLNRRHSMDNGQYTASETMNEMAMDREGSLTGERPKKDGRSGRHRSGMVVIRNINYITKKERSSESGSCSDYSSETDEDKEVQESVKTSERRGSSDKSLKRLNLSYKEVTDSGKDADGGQWLAFQNCLLRGVGEDRHDVDQDKFDEVRRKKFIAGNDPIDFTERNMHEVQGSGALDMQRNGNGLTHMLRSSSNDGFLLSRSSGQSVNGRSVDAMHSLEIDGRIGYRRGANDDFVNGLGYSSNKLERKLFHDNDDSYVVRVNDSGNLERNAIDMDSEFPNVHKKEENNSNYQPDELSLMPERRVEKGSMDHDRALDYEMQASGGGSLQDKKNKGLKPRSKMMDKDLKSNPTPNNSYLKKTVGPVRRGKTSKPSPLDEARARAERLRNYKADLQKMKKEKEEEEVRRLNALKMERQRRIAAKSNSMATKSSTPPQQTKKQIPTKLSPSSYKGSKFSDSEPGSSSPFQRFPIRTASVGSNDSSKAPKTSRLNTNKLSRSAPSLPESKREKGDGTTDTKASIARIRRLSEPKTSTIRHISSVSVKPRGARTSSITKATNETDIRKISAIVNHDKSKTTTLPELRIGTSKTSDIVQTGSLVKERTQKLNINLEDTLLKKNEFEISPIDDEDDNPIIEKTVVMLEREKPCAPNSNHGKAKEKTRILKGQYENDKVMEKTETVPSYVAIHTTVSVDTETSDNKSRVKPGSSKVIMNDIEKEPTKSSSIHITDKTYHSPHVRVSSLEDCSTQSSEYGKAPCASFDSASIGMETFRSRVSDSRNSTLEKIPEVIEKPQVKESSKGLRRLLKFGRKNHDSPPAAGRNSIDGSEANETGKNASPNEVHTLKNLISRDETPLSATSQKSSRSFSLLSPFRSNKGKKIMMS; encoded by the exons ATGAACTCTTCTACAAGGCTGGATTCAGTTATGTTTCAGCTCACACCAACTAGAACCAG ATTTGACTTGGTTATAACTGTGAATGGAAAGAAGGAGAAAGTTGCGTCAGGGTTGCTCAACCCATTTCTATCCCACTTGAAGGCAGCTCAAGATCAAATAACAAAGGGTGGTTATTCAATTGTTCTTGTGCCTGGGCTTGACAGTGATGCCTCATGGTTTACCAAGGGAACAATTGAAAG GTTTGTTCGCTTTGTGAGCACTCCAGAGATATTGGAACGTGTTTATACTATAGAATCCGAAATTGCACAAATTGAAGAGGCAATTGCAATTCAAGGAAATAATTCTGTAGGGATGAGCTTT GTAGAGGAAAACCAAATAAAACATGTGGAAAGCACTGAAGGGAATTTTGAAAGAACAG GCAGGAAGACTCAGCAGGATACCAATGAGGACAAAGCTATTGTACTTTACAAG TCTGATACACAGCCACTTGATACAAATGGAGGCACCAAATCAGAAGGAAACCCAAA AGTTCAGCTTTTGAAAGTCCTGGAGACACGTAAATCTGTGCTGCAGAAAGAGCAAGGAATGGCATTTGCACGTGCTGCTGCTGCTGGTTTTGACATTGACTACATGCCAGCTTTGATGGCATTTGCTGAATGCTTTGAAGCATCACGCTTGAT GGATGGTTGTAGAAATTTTATATCTGTATGGAAAAGAAAGCATGAAAGTGGCCAATGGCTTGAAATTGAAGCTACCGAAGTCACAACCAATCGTGCTGACACCTGTGCAATTAATGCTTCTGGCATAGTGATTTCTGCATCCCATACCGAGTTGGACTCAGAAAGTAACGGGAAAACTAATTCAG CGGACAGACAACCAACTGCAGGTTACCAAGATAATGTTCAATGTCATTTTCCAAATAGTGGCTTCTCCTCTTGGCCTGTTCATTCTCCCCCAGGTGCTTTACCCATGTTTCAGACTTATCCAGTGCAAGGGATACCCTACTATCAAAGTTATCCTGGCAACAGCCCATTTGTGCAGCCAGTTTCCTCACCTATGGAGGACTCCAGACTAAATGCTAATCCAAATTTGAATAGAAGGCATTCAATGGATAATGGACAGTATACTGCATCTGAAACTATGAATGAAATGGCTATGGATAGGGAAGGTTCACTGACTGGAGAACGACCTAAGAAGGATGGCCGATCAGGCAGACACAGATCTGGTATGGTGGTCATTCGGAACATCAATTACATAACAAAGAAAGAACGATCTTCTGAAAGTGGATCATGTTCAGATTATTCCTCTGAAACTGATGAAGATAAAGAGGTTCAGGAATCTGTTAAGACATCAGAAAGAAGAGGATCCAGTGACAAATCCTTGAAACGGCTGAATTTATCTTATAAGGAAGTAACAGACTCTGGGAAAGATGCTGATGGAGGACAGTGGCTAGCGTTCCAAAATTGTTTACTGAGAGGCGTAGGTGAAGATAGGCATGATGTTGATCAAGACAAGTTTGATgaagtgagaagaaaaaaatttattgcaGGGAATGATCCTATAGATTTTACTGAGCGTAATATGCATGAAGTTCAAGGTAGTGGAGCCTTAGATATGCAGAGAAATGGCAATGGATTGACCCATATGCTTAGGTCATCATCTAATGATGGTTTCTTGTTATCAAGAAGCTCGGGACAGTCTGTTAATGGTAGGTCTGTGGATGCTATGCATTCTTTAGAAATAGATGGAAGGATTGGTTATAGAAGGGGGGCAAATGATGATTTTGTTAATGGGCTAGGTTACTCAAGCAATAAATTGGAAAGGAAGTTATTTCATGATAATGATGACTCCTATGTAGTCAGAGTCAATGATTCAGGAAATCTTGAGAGAAATGCTATTGATATGGACTCAGAATTCCCAAATGTACACAAGAAGGAAGAGAATAATTCCAATTATCAGCCAGATGAATTGAGTCTGATGCCTGAACGCCGAGTAGAAAAGGGGTCAATGGATCATGATCGTGCCTTAGACTATGAAATGCAGGCCTCAGGGGGTGGTTCTTTGCAAGATAAAAAGAACAAAGGTCTGAAACCAAGATCCAAGATGATGGATAAAGATCTGAaatcaaatcctacaccaaATAATTCTTATCTAAAAAAGACTGTTGGACCAGTAAGGAGAGGAAAGACTAGTAAACCGAGTCCATTGGATGAAGCACGAGCACGTGCTGAAAGACTACGAAACTACAAAGCTGATCTccagaaaatgaagaaagagaag gaagaggaagaggtaAGACGCCTCAATGCTCTAAAGATGGAGAGGCAAAGGAGAATTGCCGCCAAGAGTAATTCAATGGCTACCAAGTCATCCACGCCACCACAGCAAACAAAGAAACAGATTCCCACGAAGCTTTCTCCTAGTTCTTATAAAGGGTCTAAATTTAGTGATTCAGAGCCAGGTTCATCCTCACCTTTCCAAAGATTTCCAATCAGAACTGCTTCTGTTGGATCCAATGATTCTTCCAAAGCCCCCAAAACCAGCAGATTGAATACGAACAAACTAAGTCGATCAGCGCCTTCTCTGCCTGAATCCAAGCGAGAGAAGGGTGATGGTACCACTGATACTAAGGCATCAATTGCTAGAATTAGAAGATTGTCAGAACCTAAAACGAGTACCATTCGTCACATTTCTTCTGTATCTGTTAAACCAAGAGGTGCTAGGACAAGTTCAATTACTAAAGCAACTAATGAGACAGATATCAGAAAGATTTCTGCTATTGTCAATCATGATAAAAGCAAGACTACAACTCTCCCTGAACTAAGAATCGGAACATCTAAAACAAGTGACATTGTCCAAACTGGATCGTTAGTTAAAGAGAGGACACAGAAGCTGAATATTAATTTAGAAGACACCTTGctgaagaaaaatgaatttgaaatctCACCTATTGACGATGAAGATGACAATCCTATTATTGAGAAGACTGTTGTAATGCTTGAACGTGAAAAACCCTGTGCTCCCAATAGCAATCATGgcaaggcaaaagaaaaaacaaggatACTGAAGGGACAGTATGAGAATGATAAAGTAATGGAGAAAACTGAAACAGTGCCAAGTTATGTTGCTATTCACACAACAGTTTCGGTAGATACAGAAACCTCAGACAATAAATCACGTGTGAAACCTGGATCATCCAAG GTTATAATGAATGATATAGAGAAAGAGCCTACAAAATCGTCTAGCATTCATATTACTGATAAAACATATCATTCCCCTCATGTTCGAGTTTCTTCTTTGGAAGATTGTAGTACACAAAGCTCTGAGTATGGTAAAGCACCTTGTGCTAGCTTTGACAGTGCATCAATTGGTATGGAGACTTTTAGATCACGAGTGTCTGATTCCAGAAATTCAACTCTTGAGAAGATTCCCGAGGTCATTGAGAAGCCTCAGGTAAAGGAATCATCTAAGGGGTTGAGACGGCTGTTAAAATTTGGAAGAAAGAACCATGATTCGCCACCTGCTGCTGGGCGCAACAGTATTGATGGCTCTGAAGCAAATGAGACTGGAAAGAATGCTTCCCCCAATGAAG TTCATACTCTGAAGAATTTGATCTCTCGAGATGAAACTCCCCTAAGTGCAACTTCACAAAAGT CTTCTCGCTCTTTCTCCTTGTTATCACCCTTTCGAAGcaacaaaggaaaaaagatAATGATGTCTTGA
- the LOC106772378 gene encoding COP1-interacting protein 7 isoform X3, whose translation MAFARAAAAGFDIDYMPALMAFAECFEASRLMDGCRNFISVWKRKHESGQWLEIEATEVTTNRADTCAINASGIVISASHTELDSESNGKTNSADRQPTAGYQDNVQCHFPNSGFSSWPVHSPPGALPMFQTYPVQGIPYYQSYPGNSPFVQPVSSPMEDSRLNANPNLNRRHSMDNGQYTASETMNEMAMDREGSLTGERPKKDGRSGRHRSGMVVIRNINYITKKERSSESGSCSDYSSETDEDKEVQESVKTSERRGSSDKSLKRLNLSYKEVTDSGKDADGGQWLAFQNCLLRGVGEDRHDVDQDKFDEVRRKKFIAGNDPIDFTERNMHEVQGSGALDMQRNGNGLTHMLRSSSNDGFLLSRSSGQSVNGRSVDAMHSLEIDGRIGYRRGANDDFVNGLGYSSNKLERKLFHDNDDSYVVRVNDSGNLERNAIDMDSEFPNVHKKEENNSNYQPDELSLMPERRVEKGSMDHDRALDYEMQASGGGSLQDKKNKGLKPRSKMMDKDLKSNPTPNNSYLKKTVGPVRRGKTSKPSPLDEARARAERLRNYKADLQKMKKEKEEEEVRRLNALKMERQRRIAAKSNSMATKSSTPPQQTKKQIPTKLSPSSYKGSKFSDSEPGSSSPFQRFPIRTASVGSNDSSKAPKTSRLNTNKLSRSAPSLPESKREKGDGTTDTKASIARIRRLSEPKTSTIRHISSVSVKPRGARTSSITKATNETDIRKISAIVNHDKSKTTTLPELRIGTSKTSDIVQTGSLVKERTQKLNINLEDTLLKKNEFEISPIDDEDDNPIIEKTVVMLEREKPCAPNSNHGKAKEKTRILKGQYENDKVMEKTETVPSYVAIHTTVSVDTETSDNKSRVKPGSSKVIMNDIEKEPTKSSSIHITDKTYHSPHVRVSSLEDCSTQSSEYGKAPCASFDSASIGMETFRSRVSDSRNSTLEKIPEVIEKPQVKESSKGLRRLLKFGRKNHDSPPAAGRNSIDGSEANETGKNASPNEVHTLKNLISRDETPLSATSQKSSRSFSLLSPFRSNKGKKIMMS comes from the exons ATGGCATTTGCACGTGCTGCTGCTGCTGGTTTTGACATTGACTACATGCCAGCTTTGATGGCATTTGCTGAATGCTTTGAAGCATCACGCTTGAT GGATGGTTGTAGAAATTTTATATCTGTATGGAAAAGAAAGCATGAAAGTGGCCAATGGCTTGAAATTGAAGCTACCGAAGTCACAACCAATCGTGCTGACACCTGTGCAATTAATGCTTCTGGCATAGTGATTTCTGCATCCCATACCGAGTTGGACTCAGAAAGTAACGGGAAAACTAATTCAG CGGACAGACAACCAACTGCAGGTTACCAAGATAATGTTCAATGTCATTTTCCAAATAGTGGCTTCTCCTCTTGGCCTGTTCATTCTCCCCCAGGTGCTTTACCCATGTTTCAGACTTATCCAGTGCAAGGGATACCCTACTATCAAAGTTATCCTGGCAACAGCCCATTTGTGCAGCCAGTTTCCTCACCTATGGAGGACTCCAGACTAAATGCTAATCCAAATTTGAATAGAAGGCATTCAATGGATAATGGACAGTATACTGCATCTGAAACTATGAATGAAATGGCTATGGATAGGGAAGGTTCACTGACTGGAGAACGACCTAAGAAGGATGGCCGATCAGGCAGACACAGATCTGGTATGGTGGTCATTCGGAACATCAATTACATAACAAAGAAAGAACGATCTTCTGAAAGTGGATCATGTTCAGATTATTCCTCTGAAACTGATGAAGATAAAGAGGTTCAGGAATCTGTTAAGACATCAGAAAGAAGAGGATCCAGTGACAAATCCTTGAAACGGCTGAATTTATCTTATAAGGAAGTAACAGACTCTGGGAAAGATGCTGATGGAGGACAGTGGCTAGCGTTCCAAAATTGTTTACTGAGAGGCGTAGGTGAAGATAGGCATGATGTTGATCAAGACAAGTTTGATgaagtgagaagaaaaaaatttattgcaGGGAATGATCCTATAGATTTTACTGAGCGTAATATGCATGAAGTTCAAGGTAGTGGAGCCTTAGATATGCAGAGAAATGGCAATGGATTGACCCATATGCTTAGGTCATCATCTAATGATGGTTTCTTGTTATCAAGAAGCTCGGGACAGTCTGTTAATGGTAGGTCTGTGGATGCTATGCATTCTTTAGAAATAGATGGAAGGATTGGTTATAGAAGGGGGGCAAATGATGATTTTGTTAATGGGCTAGGTTACTCAAGCAATAAATTGGAAAGGAAGTTATTTCATGATAATGATGACTCCTATGTAGTCAGAGTCAATGATTCAGGAAATCTTGAGAGAAATGCTATTGATATGGACTCAGAATTCCCAAATGTACACAAGAAGGAAGAGAATAATTCCAATTATCAGCCAGATGAATTGAGTCTGATGCCTGAACGCCGAGTAGAAAAGGGGTCAATGGATCATGATCGTGCCTTAGACTATGAAATGCAGGCCTCAGGGGGTGGTTCTTTGCAAGATAAAAAGAACAAAGGTCTGAAACCAAGATCCAAGATGATGGATAAAGATCTGAaatcaaatcctacaccaaATAATTCTTATCTAAAAAAGACTGTTGGACCAGTAAGGAGAGGAAAGACTAGTAAACCGAGTCCATTGGATGAAGCACGAGCACGTGCTGAAAGACTACGAAACTACAAAGCTGATCTccagaaaatgaagaaagagaag gaagaggaagaggtaAGACGCCTCAATGCTCTAAAGATGGAGAGGCAAAGGAGAATTGCCGCCAAGAGTAATTCAATGGCTACCAAGTCATCCACGCCACCACAGCAAACAAAGAAACAGATTCCCACGAAGCTTTCTCCTAGTTCTTATAAAGGGTCTAAATTTAGTGATTCAGAGCCAGGTTCATCCTCACCTTTCCAAAGATTTCCAATCAGAACTGCTTCTGTTGGATCCAATGATTCTTCCAAAGCCCCCAAAACCAGCAGATTGAATACGAACAAACTAAGTCGATCAGCGCCTTCTCTGCCTGAATCCAAGCGAGAGAAGGGTGATGGTACCACTGATACTAAGGCATCAATTGCTAGAATTAGAAGATTGTCAGAACCTAAAACGAGTACCATTCGTCACATTTCTTCTGTATCTGTTAAACCAAGAGGTGCTAGGACAAGTTCAATTACTAAAGCAACTAATGAGACAGATATCAGAAAGATTTCTGCTATTGTCAATCATGATAAAAGCAAGACTACAACTCTCCCTGAACTAAGAATCGGAACATCTAAAACAAGTGACATTGTCCAAACTGGATCGTTAGTTAAAGAGAGGACACAGAAGCTGAATATTAATTTAGAAGACACCTTGctgaagaaaaatgaatttgaaatctCACCTATTGACGATGAAGATGACAATCCTATTATTGAGAAGACTGTTGTAATGCTTGAACGTGAAAAACCCTGTGCTCCCAATAGCAATCATGgcaaggcaaaagaaaaaacaaggatACTGAAGGGACAGTATGAGAATGATAAAGTAATGGAGAAAACTGAAACAGTGCCAAGTTATGTTGCTATTCACACAACAGTTTCGGTAGATACAGAAACCTCAGACAATAAATCACGTGTGAAACCTGGATCATCCAAG GTTATAATGAATGATATAGAGAAAGAGCCTACAAAATCGTCTAGCATTCATATTACTGATAAAACATATCATTCCCCTCATGTTCGAGTTTCTTCTTTGGAAGATTGTAGTACACAAAGCTCTGAGTATGGTAAAGCACCTTGTGCTAGCTTTGACAGTGCATCAATTGGTATGGAGACTTTTAGATCACGAGTGTCTGATTCCAGAAATTCAACTCTTGAGAAGATTCCCGAGGTCATTGAGAAGCCTCAGGTAAAGGAATCATCTAAGGGGTTGAGACGGCTGTTAAAATTTGGAAGAAAGAACCATGATTCGCCACCTGCTGCTGGGCGCAACAGTATTGATGGCTCTGAAGCAAATGAGACTGGAAAGAATGCTTCCCCCAATGAAG TTCATACTCTGAAGAATTTGATCTCTCGAGATGAAACTCCCCTAAGTGCAACTTCACAAAAGT CTTCTCGCTCTTTCTCCTTGTTATCACCCTTTCGAAGcaacaaaggaaaaaagatAATGATGTCTTGA